The sequence ACCCGGCTTCGAGTTCGTCGGCCCCTGGGAACTCGCCGACGACGTCCGGTCGGCGCCGATGGAGACCGGCCGCGACTACGACATCCGCCGGATCGGCGGGAAGGCCTACCCCACCAACGTGATCACCGCGGCGTGGATGTCGATCCCGCTGCCCGCGATCTACCACGACGGGATGGAGGCGTACCGGGAGTGGCTCGACGCCGCCTCCTTCGAGGGCGCACTCGCCATCGGCGGCAGCCTCGACTCCGCGGACATCACCGACCACGACCTGACGCCGTTCGAGGCGGGCCACGGCCGGTTCGTCGACTTCGATCACGAGTTCGTCGGCCCGAAGGCCCTGGCGGCGGAGACTGATACTGTCGGCTATCGTCCCGTGACGGATTTCGACACCCTGGGGTGTCGAAAACCGTCGCGTACTTATAGCCAACAGTATGAGAACCCCGACCGCGAGCGGGTTACCCTGGTGTGGGACAGCGACGACGTCCGCGACCTTTACCGGTCGGCGTTCGAGGACGGCGACACCTACCGGTACACCGACCTCCCGGTCCCCGAGTGGGCGCTGACGCAGAACGACAAGGTGCTGAAGGGCGGCGACCCGGTCGGCATCGCGTGTAACACCCGCTACCTCTACTGGGAAGAACGGATGTTCTCGCTGTGTGCCATCGACACCGACCTCGCGGAGCCCGGCACCGAAGTCGAGATCCCGCGGGGCGACCCCGACTCGGGGAACCCCCGCGTCGAGGACCACGTCCGGAAGCACGTCTCGGCGACGGTCGCGCCCGCGCCGTACTTCGAGGACAAGCGGAAGACCGCGGACTACTCGGTCTGACGTCCGCCCGGTTCGACGCTCTCCGGGGTCGGTCGCCGTGCGCCGCGTCGGCGACGGATGGTAACTACTCGTACGGATAGTTGTATTAATCACAGGAATCTGTCGTATGCCGACCCGTAGCCGGCGGCAGTTCATCGCGGCACCCGGGGCAGACGCAACCGCGTTCGGCGGGGGATGTCTCGGTGGCGGCGGTCGTCGTCTCCGACGGCGTCACGCCCGAGCGGTTGGAGGACCACTGCCCGGATCGCGGCACGCTGACGAACTTCAATCGCCCGCGGTCGCACGTGGTCGCGGGCGGGTCGCTACCGCGGACGGACACGGGGACCCTGATCCACGGTGGGAGCCGCACCTGGTACTTCGACGACTGAACCGGAACGCCGTCGATAGTATCGTTTGAATACTATATGTTCTCGTTTTATATATTCAGCCCGAACTCGACAAACCACGGGTTTCAGACCTTCCGTAACCCGTTCCTTCAAAATTTTCGTTTTCAAAATATTAGAACTTGCTATACTTATCGAGAAGATAAACTGTCGAGGATATGGTCGTCTGACTCCGATAGCACAGCCGACTGGGGCCGTCAACCGCGACATCGGTCGGTCCGTGTGGGGATCGACGGTAGAAGCGAGTCCGCGACGGCGATACCGACGGGCCGCCAACGGGGGCCGACGACGACTACTCGAGGTCGAACCGGTCGGCCTGCATCACCGTGCTCCAGGCGTCGACGAAGTCCTGGACGAAGTCCGCCTCGGCGTCGTCGCTCCCGTAGAACTCGGCGAGGGCGCGAAGCCGGGGATTCGACCCGAAGATGAGGTCGAAGCGGGTCGCCTCCCATTTAAGCTCGCCGGTCTTGCGGTCGTACCCCTCGTAGATCGGCTCCGAGGTGGGGGCCTCCTCCCACTCGGTGCCCATATCCAACAGGTTCACGAAGAAGTCGTTCGTCAGCGTCCCCGGACGATCGGTGAAGACGCCGAGGTCCGAGCCGTCGTAGTTGGCGTCTAACACCCGCAGCCCGCCGACCAGCACCGTCATTTCGGTGGGCGTCAGGTTCAGCAGGTCCGCCTTGTCGACCAGCGTCTCCTCGGGGCGCTCGTCGAGCCCGTCGCCGAGGTAGTTCCGGAAGCCGTCGGCCTTCGGCTTCAGCGCCTCGAAGGAGCCGACGTCGGTCTGTTCGGCGGACGCGTCGGTCCGGCCCGGCTCGAAGGGGACTTCGACGTCGTGTCCGGCGTCGGCTGCGGCCCGTTCGATCGCCGCGTTACCGCCGAGCACGATCAGGTCCGCGAGCGAGACGCGAGTGTCGTCCGACTGCGCGGCGTTGAATTCCGCTTGGATCCCCTCGTAGGTCTCGAGAACGGTCTCCAACTCGTCCGGCCGGTTGACCTCCCAGCTCCGCTGGGGTTCGAGCCGGATGCGGGCGCCGTTGGCCCCGCCGCGCTTGTCGCTGTCGCGGTACGTCGACGCTGACGCCCACGCGGTCCGCACCAACTGCGGGACCGTCAGGTCCGAGTCGAGGATCATCCCTTTGAGGTCGGCGACCTGGGCGTCGTCGACGAGGTCGTGGTCGGCGTCCGGCAGGGGGTCCTGCCAGATCATCTCCTCGTCGGGGACCTCCGGGCCGAGGAACCGCTCGGGCGGGCCCATATCCCGGTGGGTGAGCTTGTACCACGCCTTCGCGAACGCCATCCCGAACGCCATCGGGTTCTCCTGGAACTCCTCCATCACCTCGCGGTAGTCCGGGTCACGCTTCAGCGCGATGTCAGTCGTGAGCATCATCGGCGTGACCTCCTCGTCGGGGTCGTGGGCGTCCGGCGCCGGCTCGACGAGTTCGCCCTCCTTCGGCGTCCACTGCCACGCGCCGCCGGGGCCCTTCTCGGGCTCCCACTCGTATTCGAGCAGGTTGTTGATGTACCCCATATCCCACTCGGTCGGCGAGGAGGTCCAGGGTCCCTCGATCCCGCTCGTGATCATCGCGCCGCTCGTTGCGCCCTCCTGTTCCCACCCGAGCCCCTGCTGCTCGATGGGCGCGGCGTTCGGTTCCGGCCCCATATTCTCGTCTGGGTCGTCGGCGCCGTGGACCTTCCCGAAGGTGTGGCCGCCGGCGATGAGCGCCGCGGTCTCCTTGTCGTTCATCGCCATCCGGTCGAACGTCTGCCGGATGTTCTTCGCCGACGCCATCGGGTCGGGCTGGCCGTTCGGCCCCTCCGGGTTCACGTAGATCAGGCCCATCACGGACGCGCCGAGGCCGTCCTGGATCTCCCCGGCCGCCTCGAAGCGCTCCTGGGTGTCGAGCTCCGTCTCCGGCCCCCAGTCGACGGCGTCGTCGCCCTTGAAGTCGTCCTCGCGGCCGCCAGCGAAGCCGAACGTCTTGAACCCCATCGACTCGATCGCGACGTTGCCGGCGAGGATCATCAGATCGGCCCACGAGAGCTTCCGGCCGTACTTCCGTTTGATCGGCAGCAGCAGGCGCCGTGCCTTGTCGAGGTTGGCGTTGTCGGGCCAGCTGTTGATGGGTGAGAACCGCTGTCGGCCGCCGGCCGCGCCGCCGCGGCCGTCGGCAGTGCGGTACGTGCCGGCGCTGTGCCACGCCATCCGGATGAAAAGCGGGCCGTAGTGGCCGTAGTCCGCGGGCCACCAGTCCTCCGAGGATGTCATCAGCTCCTCGAGGTCGTCTTTCACCGCGTCGAGGTCCAGCTTCCGGAACTCCTCGGCGTAGTCGAAGTCATCCCCCATCGGCCCCGGATTCCGGCCGTTGTCGTCGAGGATATCCAACTGCAGTTGATTCGGCCACCAGTCCTTGTCGGGCTTAGACATTACCGTGATCTTTGCTTCTTTGGCATATAATCTTGTTCACTCCGGTGTGAAACCCTTCTGCGTCCCCAAGATATGTGCAGCTTCCCCGAACCGTTACGTCGGCGGGCGGGCGGAACGGCCGGCGGTTTCGCGTCGCTGGACCGGCTCCGACCGCACCGTCGGGATCCGGCCGACCGGCGGGGTTCCGGAGATCGACGTGCGGTGGGGGAGTCTTTGGAACGGTAGATTTTCGTGTGCTCGTTCGTGGTGGAAATCCAGGCCGCTGTCACCAACGGGGAGGGCGCACCGTTCGAGATCGAGACCGTCGAACTCGAAGAACCGCAGGACAACGAGGTGGTCGGCGCGGGCGTCTGCCACACAGACGTGATCGTCCGGGATCAGACGTATCCGACGCCGCTGCCGGCGGTACTCGGCCACGAGGGCTCCGGCGTCGTCGAGGGCGACGCCACCCCCACGGAGTTCATTCCGGACCTGATCGAACCCTACCGCCGGGGGAAGTTCC comes from Halobellus ruber and encodes:
- the katG gene encoding catalase/peroxidase HPI, yielding MSKPDKDWWPNQLQLDILDDNGRNPGPMGDDFDYAEEFRKLDLDAVKDDLEELMTSSEDWWPADYGHYGPLFIRMAWHSAGTYRTADGRGGAAGGRQRFSPINSWPDNANLDKARRLLLPIKRKYGRKLSWADLMILAGNVAIESMGFKTFGFAGGREDDFKGDDAVDWGPETELDTQERFEAAGEIQDGLGASVMGLIYVNPEGPNGQPDPMASAKNIRQTFDRMAMNDKETAALIAGGHTFGKVHGADDPDENMGPEPNAAPIEQQGLGWEQEGATSGAMITSGIEGPWTSSPTEWDMGYINNLLEYEWEPEKGPGGAWQWTPKEGELVEPAPDAHDPDEEVTPMMLTTDIALKRDPDYREVMEEFQENPMAFGMAFAKAWYKLTHRDMGPPERFLGPEVPDEEMIWQDPLPDADHDLVDDAQVADLKGMILDSDLTVPQLVRTAWASASTYRDSDKRGGANGARIRLEPQRSWEVNRPDELETVLETYEGIQAEFNAAQSDDTRVSLADLIVLGGNAAIERAAADAGHDVEVPFEPGRTDASAEQTDVGSFEALKPKADGFRNYLGDGLDERPEETLVDKADLLNLTPTEMTVLVGGLRVLDANYDGSDLGVFTDRPGTLTNDFFVNLLDMGTEWEEAPTSEPIYEGYDRKTGELKWEATRFDLIFGSNPRLRALAEFYGSDDAEADFVQDFVDAWSTVMQADRFDLE
- a CDS encoding alcohol dehydrogenase catalytic domain-containing protein; amino-acid sequence: MEIQAAVTNGEGAPFEIETVELEEPQDNEVVGAGVCHTDVIVRDQTYPTPLPAVLGHEGSGVVEGDATPTEFIPDLIEPYRRGKFPFDELVTYYDFDEIRDAVEASEEGSAIKPIRRVSEA